The Thermotoga sp. genome window below encodes:
- a CDS encoding ScpA family protein: MELVFKLPVFEGPLDLLLYLVKKKKVDIRQIPISQLADEFVEYLEHMKRLDMKITSDFLEMASTLMELKSKLLIPRVREKEREEIERKQEELYRRLEEYTKVKEIVQRLRKEASLLKRKPVRLKTPFFGKAERLEKFREILERIWKEEALRESVHRVRGEILSVEDMMEKILEEIDGEVEIFSLLSRAKSVYELIVRLLAILELVKIGKLVLLEDMRIRRFAHAP; this comes from the coding sequence ATGGAACTCGTTTTCAAGCTTCCAGTTTTCGAAGGACCTCTTGACCTTCTGCTGTATCTTGTGAAAAAGAAGAAGGTGGACATCAGGCAAATTCCTATATCTCAGCTTGCAGACGAATTCGTCGAGTACCTGGAGCACATGAAAAGGCTGGATATGAAGATCACGTCCGATTTTCTGGAGATGGCGTCTACGCTGATGGAGCTGAAGTCTAAACTTCTCATCCCGAGAGTAAGGGAGAAAGAGAGAGAAGAGATAGAAAGGAAACAAGAAGAGCTGTACAGGAGATTGGAAGAATATACGAAAGTGAAGGAGATCGTCCAGAGGTTGAGGAAAGAGGCGTCTCTTTTGAAGAGGAAACCCGTTCGGTTGAAGACCCCTTTTTTCGGAAAGGCCGAAAGGCTGGAGAAGTTCAGAGAGATTCTGGAGCGTATCTGGAAAGAAGAGGCTCTCCGCGAATCTGTCCACCGTGTGAGGGGTGAGATCCTCTCTGTGGAAGATATGATGGAAAAGATCCTCGAGGAGATCGATGGAGAAGTGGAAATCTTCTCTTTGCTCTCTCGTGCGAAGAGCGTCTACGAGCTCATAGTGAGGTTACTCGCCATTTTGGAACTTGTGAAGATCGGAAAGCTCGTCCTTCTCGAAGATATGAGGATCAGGAGGTTCGCCCATGCACCTTAA
- the scpB gene encoding SMC-Scp complex subunit ScpB, which yields MHLKAAIEALLFASNGISSERLARVLEVDEEKVKEVLEELVKEYKRSEHGVILREVAGKYRFYTKPEYADLVSKITRRKYKNLTETQMEIVALLLLSGPLPKSEIDAFRGKDSSTVLSSLQKMGVVRKKRHGRGFLYQLSPSFVESTMLDEMLRDVSQKLGGNGSQP from the coding sequence ATGCACCTTAAGGCCGCTATCGAAGCTCTTCTGTTCGCCTCAAATGGCATATCATCGGAGAGATTGGCAAGGGTGCTCGAAGTGGACGAAGAGAAGGTGAAGGAGGTTCTCGAGGAGCTGGTCAAAGAATACAAAAGGTCGGAGCACGGAGTTATCTTGAGAGAAGTCGCGGGTAAGTATCGATTTTACACAAAGCCTGAGTACGCGGATCTCGTTTCCAAAATAACCAGACGAAAGTATAAGAATCTCACCGAAACCCAGATGGAAATCGTGGCGTTGCTTCTTCTCTCTGGGCCACTGCCGAAGAGCGAGATAGACGCGTTCAGGGGGAAGGATTCGTCGACCGTTCTGTCTTCTCTTCAAAAGATGGGAGTGGTTCGCAAGAAAAGACACGGAAGGGGATTCCTCTATCAGCTTTCTCCCTCTTTCGTCGAGAGTACCATGTTGGACGAGATGTTGAGAGATGTTTCACAGAAGCTCGGCGGCAATGGTAGCCAGCCTTGA